The nucleotide sequence aaagtccaacagCTCAGATGGATGGATTGAGAGAATTTGGTTAAAGAACATTAATTAGAGTGGTTACAGTGAAAGGAGTTGGGGACTGTTAAGAGAGGAGCCAGCATCTTTTTGGGGGTGGGCTAGAAGGAAGTTTTGAGTCAGGATTCCACAAAGGTGATTTCCACAAGTACCTTGATCTCTTGACCCTGAAGTCCCTCACCAGAACTCCTCAGTTTGATTCCTGTATGAGGTCATCCTTTTCAGATCTGAACTTAAAATCTCCCTCTCCTAACTTCATTAAGGTTTCTAACCTTGGTTTTGGAAAACATTGTGTTAGAGCCAATGACATTTTCTCCTCATTTGCCTTTGGATTCTCCCTCCCAATCTAAGTGATGGAAAGGATACTGGGGGGTCTAGAGACTAGTTTTAGTCCCAATTTGGCCATTTAATTTCATGAACTTGAtaagtctttttttctctgttgcCCCAATTTGCCCTTCTATAAAAAAAGATAGGCAGGATGGTTGGACTCTAAAGATGCTTCAGCCCTAATCTTTGTAACTCTTAGCTTCTCCCTCCCAGGAGAGTTTGGGTAGTGGATCTGCTGTGGTTTCTTTCCTTActttcaactgattttttttaaaacccatactttctgtcttagaatggacatAATGAttgggcatttggggttaaatgacttgcccagggtcacacaattaggaagcatCTATCCACcgcactacctagttgccccaaggtCCAACCGATTTTAAACTTGAGTCCAAATAAAAAGTGAGTTCAAAGGCACGAAAAGAGAGCTGGAGTTTTAAATCTTACTAAAGAACACAGCCTGAGGGACTTTTTGGGGGTGCGGGCAGGTTGGAAGCCTCCCAGTCCCCTTGGATAAAAGGTGTCCATCGGGGAGCGCGGGAGGGCTGTGTAGGCACAGAAAAGAACCCCAAGGAATCCTCTTGGAGTTGCGCTGGTCAGCCTTTCCTGGAGATCTGGAGGCAAGAGCCGCTTTGGGACAGGGGTGTCCCAGCGTGAATTAGCCCTTTAACAGGCATCCGCTGAGGAACGCAGGCGCACTCATTTCCTGATCCGATTCTGGCCGAGGTGGAGCGCCGTGTCACGTCACGCCCAATTCTACCTTCCATTGGTGGGGGGTCTGCAGATTCTCGTCAACGATTGGCTGTGAGGGACGCGTCCGGATGTAATGACCAGACCCCTAAGAGTCGAACCACGCCGGCGCAGTTAGCGGCTGCTGGAAGATCTGTGTTTCTGGCTGAATCACCTTGGCCGGAGGTGGGGAGCTGGGGAGTGGAGCGaggggcagaggggcagaggggGTGGGGGCGTGGGAGAAAGAATTAGAGAGTCCTGCGGACCGATAGTTGGGCGGAGGAAGCAGGGGGACGCTGGGTGCCGCGCCCGCCCTGAGCTGCCCTTTACTTCCCCACAGCCATGGGATCGCAGCTGAGCGGCGCGGGTGATGGCGATAGCCCAGGCCCGGCCGACCAGGCCACGGAGCAGCCCCAGCCCGCCGTCCCCGGGGGTGGCGAGGGAGCCCCCAGGCCCCGCCCTGACCCCGAGGTGTGGGGGCCCCTGGACGACGTGCGCTTCGTCATCGTCTGCACGTCCTGGTACTAGCAAGGCCTCAGAGCAGCGTCCGGACTCGCGGAACGTCGTGGTGACGGAGGGCAGCTGCTGCCTCTCCCTAGCCGCGGGCATCTCTCCCCTTCCCCGCCCCCACACTTTCTTCTGTGCCTCTTCGCTTGGTAATGGGGggtggggcggggcggggcgatTTGCCACTACTTCCCTCTGTCCTCCTGTCTCCCCAGCCTGACATCCCTGTTGTCGCCTTGCCTGCACATTTACTCGTAATCCTTAGAGCCCTTTAGTCCCTGGAAATTTAGTTCTCCTGGATTGGCCAGCCTCTCCTCTAGACACTAATCCCCACCAACAAAGGTGCAGAGGTCCTCCACTTACCCTCTCCCCCGTACACACTgacacccccacccacccccagcttCTCAGGTTATTGTTTTCTTAGTGTGAAGCACCACCTTTCTCACCCTCCCATAGGATGGTAAATTtctctggtcttcagttgtcCATGGGGCTCCAAAAGCATTACTCCAATCTCCCCAACTCCTCTGTTCCTCCCCAATCAGCATTCATTTTCCAAGGATACTGTATCATTTGGGCCCTACAGGGTCAAGTCTCTTGTCCTCCTCTCCAGAAAAGTGACAGtctgtatattttcattttatttagaaatggtttaaaaaacattatacAAAGGCTGATCAGTTTTAAAATGTGACGGACACTGAAATGCTGCGATGCCGTCCAGGGTGATGGGAGCCCAGATTCTAGGGCACCAGTATGGAGGCCTCAGCCTTGGCCAGGACAGGAGACACATAGATTATGGTGGGGGTGTGAGGGAGGAAGGGGGCCAACTCAAACTCTGCCCCCCACTCCAGTGAGGCCTGCCTTTCCTCTGCCCTCAGGGCCTCTTCCTCTGTTCCCTTCCTCAGCTATACCCCAATATCTTTGGGGCTCAGGAGGATCCCAGAGGGGACCACACAGGATTAAAGGTTTTCAGGAGGTCAGAGCAGAGACCCAGGATCCCAGTATGGATCCAGGCttcagagaggaagagggaagaagatgaaCCACAGGAACCAAGATGAGATGAATGGAGGAAAGGCTGAGCTAGACTCCTCAAGGCCCTCACAAGGTTTGGGCCATGAGTGATACCAGGAGGGAGTAATGACAAGAGGACCCAGGCAAGGATAAGTTGTGAGGAATGGGGCACAGTGGTGTGGCTTCATTCTCCGCATCGCTATTGGTCAGAAGTGGTGGAAGGTAGCCAAGTCCCCCTCTGAGCCAGGCCTTGCTCAGCAGTCATCAAGATTTGGGGCACAGTGTGGCAGAAAGAGCACTCAATTATAGTCCACCACTAACTTGTGTGACCTTGCCAAGTCACATCCTCTTTCTGGGCCTTGTTATCTCCTCTGTCAAAAGAGGGAAATGCTATTTGCCCAGCCAATTTAACAGGGCCCATGTGAGTTTCAAATAGGCTAATTAGATGTCACCTAATAAAGTGCCTTGAAAAGTATAAAATACTGTATCGACACAAAGATTACATCTCTGATGCCAGATGACCCCACCCCAGGGAGCTGGCCCTTGGCAAGAACTGAGGATGTGCACAAGGAAAGAGTATTGGCAACTTGGGAAATTCGTTTGGGAGAACTCCCAAGCCAGGGCAGAGGCCTGGGTCTCAGCGTAGGGCACTAGCAGGAAACCATGTTCCCCTTCAAGCATCATAAACAAGACTCTAAAGTTTAAGATGAGACCACAAAGGAAGAAGATCCACAAACTCGGGAAGGAAACATTAAGGTAAACAGTCCAGTGGATGCTCCATTTAGTTGGCCTGGCAGGGCCTCAGAAGACTCCTGTGTCCTGCCTTCACTTCCCAGCCCAAGAGGCTTCTGGGTGACCCTTTTCATAAAGATCTTTATAGAGTTAGCAAAGTACTGGTGATATAGAaacttagagctggaatggacttgAGAGAGCACCTGGCCTAGCCTTGTTTGATACTGGGATCTCCTCTGTGACATCCCTAACAAGGAGTCATCCAACCTTTGCTGGAACTCTGTGTCAAGAAATACACTACCTACCAAGTCGGCTCAATCCATCATTTGAGCAGCTGTGACTATTAAAGTTTTTAGATTGAGCTGAAATCTGTGTCCCTGTAACATCCAGGGCTCTAAGTTCTGCTCTGGGAGCCAAGTGGAATGAGTCTAAACCCTCTTCCACAAGACTGCTCTTCATATACTTGAAGGCAATAATCTTGCCTTCTAAGTCTTCTGTTCCAGGCTCAATATCCTTagcacctccccccccccaaaaaaaaagaaaaatctccctATCACATGACCATCATTCCAGTTCCTTCTTTGTCCTATATGCCCTCCACTTGCAACTCTCCAGCTTATTGACATTCTTAAAATATGGGGTCCAGAACAACACAGGATCCCCCACATGTGGTCTGACCAATGGGACCATAAGTTTCTCTTAAGTGTCATTTACAATGACATGCTATTGATTCCTTGAGCTTGCAGTTCAATAAAACTCctagacatacatacatacatacatatatatatatatgtttggttttttttgcaaACTAGTTTACCCATACCCATTCCCTTTTCTATGCTTgtaaattgaaatgtttttttaaccAAGTGGAGGATTTTGCATTTGCCATTAAATTTAATTCTTGTAGATTTCACCCAATCTTTCTAACTTGCCAGGATTCCTCAATCAATGTTTTAGCTATTTTTTCCCTGGCTTTGTGTCCACAGCTCTGGTGGGGTATTCGTTACTCTTAATTTTGTTCAAATCAGGGACAAAAATGCTGAAATAGAGCAAGCTTGAGGACAGTCTCCTGGCCACTAGGAAAGGAGATTATAGCAGATTATTGTTAAGGAAGGAGGAACTGTTTTGGCTCTGCCCTCACCCCCCAGCAAATTTCTACAAAGATTTCACATTGAAGACTTGGATGTTAGGGTAGGGCAGTACCATTCTCTCTAGGCTCCTAAGTCTCCAGAGATCAATACCTAGGGCAGCCATGGCTTTGTACCAATAAAttgatgggaggaggggaaagggaagagagtgaaagggaatagtaTCTCATCCTCATAGTAGTCAGAAAATCTTCATGCCTATGCCTTGAAGTAATTCACTCACCTGTACGCTTGTTGGGAAAGAAGTCAGGCCCCAGGAGAGTGGGGTCATGGGCCAGTTAAAGTCTGGAAAGCAAGTAAGCCACCTTATGAGCAGCCCTGCACAGGTCAGTGTGTTTATCCTGGGACCAGCCTGTATCACTCCTCTCCACCTTGCTTAATTAAATTTGCCCCGGGTGTCAGGAAACCAAGTTACAGCTCTCGGCAGATGGCAGATCGGTGCCTGGAGAAATGGAAACAAGCCCCCGCCCCTGGGATTTGCATTGGATTGCCCCAAGGGAGGCTAAAATTCACTGATTCACTTAGTCTTGGTGGAGAAATACCCCAAGGATGGCTACAAATAGTTTGTAATGGAGAGAAAGGAACCTTATTGCCCTGGAGAGACCTAATCCAGGCTATCTAAAGAGTCCAGATTTCATATCTACCAATGGAGGACACTATGGAGAGACCATGAGGGAGGGGCTCTAGGAGATGGACAGGATGTCCAGCCCAGGAAAAGTAAATTCAAAGAAGAGGTATGAGTAGGTGGGCAGAGGTCACTGAGACCAGCTGAAAAAACCACCCAGGAAAATGGAAATCCTAATAAACCTTGTATTTTGCACTGGACATTGGGATCTGCCCTACTTTGCTGAACCTTGGTTTTCCATGAGAAAATTGAACATGGCCTCTGAGTTCCAGCTCTGATCCTCGATTCTTTTGTGTctggaaaagaaatatataacttGAATTTCCAGAATCTTGTTTTAAATGCATCAAATGTTGCATCTGAGAAATCTCTTTTTACCAAGTGAGAACTTGTCTACAAGTCTAGCTGTTTTACAAATCCAGCTTTTCATGGGTTCGTTGATGCCAAACTGGGCATCTTGGTCTGAAAGCAGAGGTTCAGAGGTATAGCATACCCTTCttaagagagaggagaaggaagcagAATGAAAACAGGCTGAGACACCCAAATGAGGCCTCAGACAGGAAGCAGAAAGTCCCTCAGGCCTTTTGGCTTAATAGACTTCTATCAACCTTAGACCCAACCTGACTAGCTTCAAAGAAGCCTATGGTTTCAGGCAGTCCCTTGGGGATGGATGGCTGGGCAGGGAATGGAGTGAAGCTCTTCAATAGGGAGATTAGTGGGATGGCTAGGGGACAAAGGCCCTGCAACATAAGAATTACTGGAATAGCTGGGGAATGGCAGTGCAGTAGCTCTCTATGTGTTCCCCTCCCACTCTAGGCATGGTACATGGCTAAAGACAGAAAGTGGATCTGCTGAGGAATGGGAAAAAGATGGTGATCAGgatgggagtgggaggagggtcACAGGCTTATAGATTtaatgctggaagggaccttagaggttgtCACaaccaaccctttcattttacagctgaggaaacaggaGGCTGAGATGAGAAGGGGCCTTACCTAAGTCATACAGCAAAAAAGTagcagtcaggattcaaacctaggctTTCTTCCAATACTATGCTAGTTGCCCCCTCTGGCAATGGAAAGGAGGTGAGAAGAAAATAGGGTTGGGGCCTGAGTTAGGGATGGGACCACACAGGAAGGAACTAGAAGTAGAAGTGGGAAGGGTACAACCATGGGGCTGGGGATATGGGCTCAGAAAATCAATTCTGGGGCTTCCACATTCCTTGGGAATCTGACCTCCATCCAACCATCCAAGGCAGGCCTTGGTCTTCAACATCTCTCCAAAGGTCCTAAGTTCTTACTGAGAAGTGAGCTGGGGCTACCTTATGATTGTTATCCAGAGGTTCCTGGGCCCCCAAAGAAGCTCATCCCCTCTCTTGATCCCTCTCTGTTCTCCTAGGGCCACCAAGATACTCCCTGGCCTCCCACCTCTTGTTGGGGCTTTGGCCTCAGGGCCCCAGAGAAGAGGCTCATATACTGGTGTACACTGGAGTGAGATGAACAGACAGCTTCCCGAGTCCTCAGGGAATCGTTTCTGACAAATGGGGATTAAAACAGTAGTAACGGGACATTTAAATATTTGTGACATGAGAGCAAAGTCCAGCAGCGATGAGGCTGGACCACAGGCTCCCCCTGAGCACAAGAGGCCCCTGCCTCTCACTGGCCCCAGGGGAGACTTCAGTTTTCTGAGGAATCTGCTCGGGTCTGGGTGGGTGGTCACAAAAACACCTTCCTTGCCCGCAGATAGCCTTGCCTCCATAGCCACTTGGGCTCCATGATCCATGATCAGTTACAAACATCTGACCAGCAGGTGTTGGGAGTCGGTAGTCAAACTGTGCCCAGCTGTGGAGCAGAAAGGAGGAGGCCGCTGATCCTGCTCCAGGCCATAATCCTCACCCTAAGATCATGGGGGCCCCTTCCACCTCAGGGATACCTGGAGTCAGGTCCCTGGGAAGAAGAATGACAGGCCCAGGCAGCTGTCAGGAAGCAAATGCTGGTTTCTCCCAGGTGAACTGTGCTCAGAGGGCCTTTGGGAATCCCAGGAGAGGCCCCTAATAATTGGGGTTCCAGCCCCTGGGAATAAGGGAGAGCTATGAGGCAGGAAGAACAGAGACCTCCCCCCACAACAAAGCTCTCCCCAGCAAAGGTTATCTTTTGCCCTTCCCTTTGGATCAAAGGCATTTTAAAAAGGGAGCTTTGGGTCCAAGTAGGGATAGGTGCTTGGGGATCAGCTCTGGCTGATTGTTCCCACTCCTCTCTCACCAGGTGGATTCCAAGGGCCAAGCTTTAGGCTAGAGTCGTAAACCCATTGCTTGTGGCTCTTGGCTTGGACCCTCGCAGCATCTCCCTGTTCCTCTGGGTCCCAGGAGGTCCCTGCCCTCTCTCAGGCCCTGGCAAGGATGCCCCGGCTGGCGGGGCAAGGACGTGCTGGTCATACCCACTCCTGGACAGGCCGTTTGTAGTAGGTAACCTGCTGCTGTGCCCCCTTGTTCTTAAATTGGAAGATGGTGTAGACAAGGACAAGGATGCAAAGGGATAAGGTACAGGGGATGATGACGGCCACGGCATTCACTGTACCAGGCACATCATCGATGGTGACCATGATGTCCACGTCATCCTGGGGCCGTCGCcgctccttcctcctctccacctcctTCTGGTTACAGCCCATCCAGTCTCTTAGGATGGATCGGGGGTAACCGGGTTCCACACTCAGCTTCTGGTTATCAAACTTCCAGTAGTCCCGGCCCTTGTAGAAATAGGTGTAATCTGAGGAACCAGAATCAGACCCAGAGGGCACAGAATCaccctttgctctgaggtctctgCCTCCAGCCCACATTATAcccttggctttggaatcacttCCTCCTGCCCAGGGTCAGCTTCCCTCAGCCTGAGATGGCTCTCACTGTTCTCAGCTTGAAGTTCCCCTTCATTCCAaggtcctttccttcctccccagctTACCATCCCCAGCCTGGGGTCACTGTCTTTACCCTCTGCTTAAAAGTCCTCCCCTGCCTCATTAGGGTCCTCCATCTCCAGAGTGATTATCTTTTCAAGGGTCTTCTGCCCTCAGTTCTGGTGTCCCTGACCTTAAGCCTGAGGTTCCTCTGAATTCAGTCATCTTCCTTAGTCTTTGGTCCCCTACTTGCGTCCCAACTCTGATGTTACCTCTCTGTTCTTGGGGTCATTGCCCTCACCAAACGTTCCCCTTAACCCGTGATCGCAGCCTAGGGTCAGTGGCCTCAGGTGGGAAAGTTTGCCTTGAGGGTCCAGCCTCTCCTGAGCCCTTTGGTGCTTTCCCccacctcagttttcttctccccATTAGTCAGTCCTGAGATCCTCCAGTTACCCAGAGGTACAGCTTGGAATAGTCCCTGGGAAGCAGGCCAGAACATTAAAAGCTACAAAAGAACCTCGAGGCCTtttggtctctctctgtctctgtctctgtctctatctctctgtctctctcttcctctttctctctctatctctaaagcctagaaagaaaagaggagttaCCCACAGTAATACATCTCTAGATTAAATGGCTAAACCAGGACTACTATCTGGATCTCATGGTTCCCAAGCAACTATTCCTTGTGGATTCAAAGTGAAAATTCTCCTGAGCTTTCACCAAAGGAGCCTCTCCCCAGCCACCACACTTTACCCCTTAAAGTCCCAAAGGGCATCACCCAGAGAGGCCTCCTTCAGTGGTCTCAGGCTTCCCCAAACAACTCCACAAAAGCTAACTGACTGACAGCACTAGAACCAGATAGTTCTATTTCCCTGTGTGTGTCTGCATTTGTGGGAGCTCAGAGAAGGGAGACCACTGTAGGCTTAGGAGGCAGGAACAGGAAAAGTTGGTccaggaaggcttcctgaaggagaTGATACTGGAGCTGGTCTTAAAGGATAGACTTCAGTGGTGTATAATTAAAATCTGCCCcacaggactctaaatcccagcatcccactttcgttctcatgttatgtccttatgttttggagataaagtttgtgtgtgaccccacctctctctcttttcctgtgaaTGCAGCTGGGAAAacttctttactcaggcttttacttttgtccttttatttcttctgtttcaagtgattattaataaatcttataaaatataatacttggagttattggaaattaattttaatcttacagcaGATAAAGATGGGAGTGGGAACGGAAAGAGCC is from Gracilinanus agilis isolate LMUSP501 chromosome 2, AgileGrace, whole genome shotgun sequence and encodes:
- the MMP24OS gene encoding protein MMP24OS, which translates into the protein MGSQLSGAGDGDSPGPADQATEQPQPAVPGGGEGAPRPRPDPEVWGPLDDVRFVIVCTSWY